One stretch of Pararhizobium qamdonense DNA includes these proteins:
- the addA gene encoding double-strand break repair helicase AddA — translation MKDDDFGPLEPTPQAWLDWTSAKQALASDPARSAWVSANAGSGKTHVLTQRVIRLLLSGCRPSAILCLTYTKAAASEMSNRVFERLAEWVTLDDDALDARIAAIEGERPDLLKRQEARRLFARALETPGGLKIQTIHAFCEALLHQFPLEANVAGHFSVLDDRASATLLADARRALLTATASEDDRELTEAFATVLDLADDTGLEKLLSAIVAQRTPIQVFLDDAANKGGIDPALRLALRLGPDETAHTALAGFWPLKGLNGVALERYISMALSAGGAKVTDFADGLRAVSKLTDPLQRYTALNGLFFTQAGKPKADSAFLSKGMRDKAPDLEDMVNAARDHITTATDRLNLISMFEATKAALVLADRLNSDYEDIKKSRSQLDFDDLINRTATLLSRGDVSRWVHYKLDQGIDHILVDEAQDTSPVQWTIIQSLAEDFFSGETARGGNRTMFAVGDEKQSIYSFQGARPERFSNESIETARRVRYGGKAFSPIRLQLSFRSTEDVLSAVDTVFENPLHARGLSARNDAVVHASNRIGHPGVVEVWDAIVPADSIQEDDWTAAFDATPEDAPANILAQRIAATLAHWIGHETVIEKGVKRPMQPGDVIVLVRKRDAFVNALTRALKTRQNIPVAGADRLVLTNHIAVQDLMALGRFVLLPPDDLSLAAVLKSPLFNLGEDDIAALAVGRPPSVSVWNKLLDSGADETSRYHPVLRKLQRYRSLSRTLPVHDFYAQILGQDGGRAAYLGRLGTEVSDILDEFLTFALDHEKNGLPGLQAFISGLEMEAPTVKREQDKERNEVRIMTVHAAKGLEAPVVFLVDGGGKAFNSQHVSGLRMIKQDDHQGAMALPVWRPPGAASNLLVDADTDRLKTAAEEEYRRLLYVGMTRAADRLIVCGYQGKRANPESWHAMVTASLSADERGRSAPMTFSAGGQEWTGYRWQVSTSGRELQTLEQDMQPDELQRGSLPPALLQPLPPQKHLPRPLSPSGAGAVIDEDENGAMTGSALFSQKPSADTSLLRGAILHRFLQILPSIALGERRAAAERYLLRFVPRWPIAQRQALTESVLKVIEHPELSTLFSDGSRAEVSVMGTLKLGPKDFAVSGRIDRLAVSEKTVLIADFKTNREIPPSAEAVPFVYRAQLAIYRALLQPLYPDHTIQCVLIYTGGPTVLTLPAAMLDASLVELATK, via the coding sequence ATGAAGGATGACGATTTCGGCCCGCTGGAGCCGACGCCGCAGGCCTGGCTGGATTGGACCTCGGCCAAACAGGCGCTTGCCTCCGACCCCGCCCGCTCCGCCTGGGTTTCCGCCAATGCCGGCTCCGGCAAGACGCATGTGCTGACCCAGCGCGTTATCCGGCTTCTGTTGTCCGGATGCCGGCCCTCGGCGATCCTGTGCCTTACCTATACGAAGGCGGCAGCATCGGAAATGTCCAACCGCGTGTTCGAGCGGCTGGCCGAATGGGTGACGCTGGACGACGACGCCCTGGATGCCCGGATCGCCGCGATCGAGGGCGAGAGGCCGGATCTTTTAAAGCGCCAGGAGGCCCGCCGGCTGTTTGCGCGCGCACTGGAAACGCCCGGCGGCTTGAAGATCCAGACGATCCACGCCTTCTGCGAGGCGCTCCTGCATCAATTTCCGCTGGAGGCCAATGTCGCCGGTCATTTCTCGGTGCTGGACGACCGGGCCTCGGCCACGCTTCTGGCCGATGCCCGGCGCGCATTGCTGACGGCCACTGCAAGCGAGGATGACCGCGAACTGACCGAGGCCTTTGCGACGGTGCTCGACCTTGCCGACGATACCGGCCTTGAAAAACTGCTCTCGGCCATCGTTGCCCAGCGCACGCCGATCCAGGTATTTCTCGATGACGCTGCCAACAAGGGGGGCATCGATCCAGCGCTTCGCCTGGCCCTGAGGCTCGGGCCAGATGAGACCGCACACACGGCGTTAGCCGGATTCTGGCCTTTGAAGGGTTTGAACGGAGTAGCACTCGAACGCTATATCAGCATGGCGCTTTCGGCCGGAGGGGCCAAGGTTACGGATTTTGCCGATGGCCTGCGCGCAGTGTCCAAGCTCACAGACCCGCTGCAGCGCTACACAGCACTGAACGGGCTGTTCTTCACCCAAGCGGGCAAGCCGAAAGCCGATTCGGCCTTTCTCTCCAAGGGCATGCGCGACAAGGCGCCGGACCTGGAAGATATGGTCAACGCGGCCCGCGATCATATTACCACCGCCACCGACCGGCTCAACCTGATATCGATGTTCGAGGCCACCAAGGCAGCCCTGGTGCTCGCCGACCGGTTGAATAGCGACTATGAGGACATCAAGAAAAGCCGCAGCCAGCTGGATTTCGACGATTTGATCAACCGCACCGCAACGCTCCTTTCGCGGGGCGATGTCAGCCGCTGGGTTCACTACAAGCTCGACCAGGGCATCGATCATATTCTTGTCGATGAGGCGCAGGACACCAGCCCGGTGCAATGGACGATCATCCAGTCGCTGGCCGAGGATTTCTTCTCCGGCGAAACGGCGCGCGGCGGCAACCGGACGATGTTTGCCGTCGGCGACGAGAAACAGTCGATCTATTCGTTTCAGGGCGCCCGGCCCGAGCGCTTTTCCAACGAGAGCATTGAGACCGCGAGGCGGGTTCGCTATGGCGGCAAGGCCTTTAGTCCGATCCGGCTGCAGCTCTCCTTCCGCTCCACCGAGGATGTGCTTTCGGCCGTCGATACCGTGTTCGAAAATCCGCTTCATGCGCGTGGCCTTAGCGCCCGCAATGACGCCGTGGTGCACGCATCCAACCGCATCGGCCATCCCGGTGTCGTGGAGGTCTGGGATGCGATTGTGCCGGCCGACAGCATCCAGGAAGACGACTGGACGGCAGCCTTTGACGCAACGCCGGAAGATGCACCCGCCAATATCCTGGCGCAGCGCATTGCCGCCACGCTCGCCCATTGGATCGGCCACGAAACGGTGATCGAAAAGGGCGTCAAGCGGCCGATGCAGCCGGGCGACGTCATCGTGCTCGTGCGCAAGCGCGACGCTTTCGTCAACGCGCTGACCCGGGCCCTGAAGACACGGCAGAACATTCCCGTTGCCGGTGCCGACCGGCTGGTTTTGACCAACCATATCGCCGTTCAAGACCTGATGGCGCTTGGCCGCTTCGTGCTGTTGCCACCGGACGACCTGTCGCTGGCGGCAGTGTTGAAGAGCCCGCTGTTCAATCTGGGCGAAGACGATATCGCCGCATTGGCGGTGGGCCGGCCGCCCTCCGTCAGCGTCTGGAATAAGCTTCTGGATTCCGGCGCGGACGAGACCAGCCGTTATCATCCCGTCCTGCGCAAGCTGCAGCGCTACAGATCGCTGTCGCGCACCCTGCCCGTGCATGATTTCTACGCGCAGATTCTCGGCCAGGATGGTGGACGCGCCGCCTATCTCGGACGGCTCGGCACCGAGGTCAGCGATATCCTCGACGAATTCCTGACCTTTGCGCTCGACCATGAAAAGAACGGCCTGCCCGGCCTGCAGGCCTTTATTTCCGGGCTGGAAATGGAAGCGCCGACGGTCAAGCGCGAACAGGACAAGGAACGCAACGAGGTCCGCATCATGACGGTCCATGCCGCCAAGGGACTGGAAGCGCCCGTGGTCTTCCTTGTCGATGGCGGTGGCAAGGCGTTCAATTCCCAACACGTGTCAGGCCTGCGCATGATCAAGCAGGACGACCACCAGGGCGCCATGGCCCTGCCCGTCTGGCGTCCGCCGGGCGCTGCATCGAACCTGCTGGTGGATGCGGATACGGACCGCTTGAAGACGGCGGCCGAAGAAGAATACCGGCGGCTGCTTTATGTCGGGATGACGCGGGCCGCCGACCGGCTGATCGTCTGCGGCTATCAGGGCAAGCGCGCCAATCCGGAAAGCTGGCATGCCATGGTCACGGCCAGCCTTTCGGCCGATGAACGCGGGCGCAGTGCGCCGATGACGTTTTCGGCCGGCGGCCAGGAATGGACCGGCTATCGCTGGCAGGTTTCCACGTCCGGCCGCGAGCTTCAGACGCTCGAACAGGACATGCAGCCTGACGAGCTTCAACGCGGCAGCCTGCCACCGGCGCTCCTGCAACCGCTGCCGCCGCAAAAGCATCTGCCACGGCCGCTCAGCCCTTCCGGCGCGGGCGCGGTGATCGATGAGGACGAGAACGGAGCCATGACAGGTTCCGCCCTGTTCTCGCAAAAGCCCAGCGCCGATACGTCCCTGCTGCGCGGCGCGATCCTGCACCGGTTTCTGCAAATACTGCCATCGATCGCACTGGGCGAACGCCGGGCTGCGGCCGAGCGTTATCTGCTTCGTTTCGTTCCACGCTGGCCGATCGCCCAACGGCAGGCGTTGACCGAATCAGTCCTGAAGGTGATCGAGCATCCGGAACTCTCAACGCTGTTTTCCGACGGCAGCCGGGCGGAAGTGTCCGTCATGGGGACGCTCAAGCTGGGGCCTAAGGACTTTGCGGTCTCTGGCCGGATCGACCGGCTGGCCGTCTCGGAAAAAACCGTCCTTATTGCCGATTTCAAGACCAACCGCGAAATCCCTCCCTCTGCAGAGGCGGTTCCCTTTGTCTACAGGGCGCAGCTCGCTATCTACCGCGCGCTGCTGCAGCCGCTTTATCCGGATCACACCATCCAATGTGTCCTGATCTATACCGGCGGCCCTACCGTGCTCACCCTGCCGGCGGCGATGCTGGACGCAAGCCTTGTGGAGCTCGCGACAAAGTGA
- the trxA gene encoding thioredoxin, whose amino-acid sequence MATVKVDTSNFQDEVLNSVEPVIVDFWAEWCGPCKMIAPSLEEISVEMAGKVKVAKVNIDENPEIAAQYGVRSIPTLAMFKAGEVADIKVGAAPKTALTSWISNAAA is encoded by the coding sequence ATGGCTACCGTAAAAGTCGATACTTCCAATTTTCAGGACGAAGTCCTGAACTCCGTCGAGCCTGTCATCGTGGATTTCTGGGCCGAATGGTGTGGCCCGTGCAAGATGATCGCTCCGAGCCTGGAAGAAATTTCCGTTGAAATGGCCGGCAAGGTCAAGGTTGCCAAGGTCAACATCGACGAGAACCCGGAAATCGCCGCCCAGTATGGCGTGCGTTCCATTCCGACCCTCGCCATGTTCAAGGCCGGCGAAGTTGCCGACATCAAGGTCGGTGCCGCACCGAAGACAGCCCTGACCTCCTGGATTTCCAACGCTGCTGCGTAA
- a CDS encoding GNAT family N-acetyltransferase: MQDDHPELPDGYSPVPAGKVANVVTFLEMRERPTGAANAAERPLTLVRLGPQNLDIYRRLFRDVGEDWLWGSMLGVGDDEVRGILASPLMETYALRDGERDIGLLELDFRTAGECEVVYFGIVKEAIGKGTGRFLMNQAIARAFAHPIKRFWLHTCTFDHPSALGFYQHLGFKPYKLMVEIHDDPRLIGLLPKTAAPHVPLLEKAQSGK, from the coding sequence ATGCAAGACGATCATCCCGAACTGCCAGATGGCTATTCCCCTGTCCCGGCTGGCAAGGTCGCCAATGTGGTGACATTTCTGGAAATGCGGGAGCGGCCAACAGGCGCGGCCAACGCAGCCGAGCGGCCTCTGACGCTGGTGCGGCTCGGTCCGCAGAACCTCGATATCTACCGGCGACTGTTTCGCGATGTCGGTGAGGACTGGCTATGGGGATCGATGCTGGGCGTCGGCGATGACGAGGTGCGCGGCATTCTCGCCAGTCCTTTAATGGAAACCTACGCACTGCGCGACGGTGAGCGTGATATCGGCCTGCTCGAACTGGATTTCCGCACCGCCGGCGAATGCGAGGTCGTCTATTTCGGCATCGTCAAGGAAGCGATCGGCAAGGGTACGGGCCGTTTCCTGATGAACCAGGCGATCGCCAGGGCCTTTGCCCATCCGATCAAGCGGTTCTGGCTGCACACCTGCACTTTCGATCACCCCTCAGCGCTCGGCTTTTATCAGCACCTGGGCTTCAAGCCCTATAAGCTCATGGTCGAGATCCATGACGATCCGCGTCTGATCGGCCTTTTGCCGAAAACCGCCGCTCCGCATGTGCCCTTGCTGGAGAAAGCCCAAAGCGGGAAATGA